TTGCAATGGGCAATAGGGAACTTTAATATCtaaacaaattaattaattcatccCAGAAACTGTAGACAAGTTCCCAAACAtaaggggaagaaaggaagtaaaaagcaaaatgaggGCAAGATGACAGAAAGGAGACACTACAGTCACACTCCAAGGAAGTTCTTGGCTAAGTTCTAATTAAAAGTATGTTAAAAATACTTTAGTCATTAGCAAACAAGGTCACAGCTGCCCAAAGCATgttcacagaaaataaagatcAGCAACAGAAATGTCAACAAAGCCCTTCAATGTGGCCATTGCAGATTACTTGTATTGCTTTGTTACAGGCATTTATCTGAATACAGTCCCTTCATCCTGATGGGATCCTCAGAGAGATTCAAGAAATGTCTTTTGCTCTAATTTTAAACAAGAAGTTCAGCAAAAATTTATTCCATCAAAGCCCTTTGTGTTTAAACACTTAAATGGAAGGTTCATAACCCTCTGTTCTGTCATTTACACCAGTGACAATTTTAtggtggctcagccctgggTTTCAAACAGCATTACTGAAAGGACTAGGTTGAAGatgaggaaataaagaaaagtgCAATTTTAGCCAAGATAAATGGGATGAGCAACAAGCTCTGAAAGCAGAAGAAAGCCTGGCCAATGTGAGAAGTTGCTGAGTGTATTTTTGTAGACTAACTTAggtcttctttcttttttctgtgaGTTTTCATGGCCCCATGGAGTAAAACCTTCTATGAAAGTTTTCATACTTTTCTTTGTAGGGATAAAGATCTTACAGCAACtcctctattaaaaaaataaatcccaaaatctTAATATCCATACTCCTGCTGATAGGAAGACTTTGATATGTTCCATTTGCCTCCCTATGCCATTCAGGTGTAACAAATGCCTACAAAACCAAACATCCTTCTACAGAAAATCTTTATAAATGTTGTATTTAACCATTGTGACCATCAGCAAACACTTTGTCTTCTCCAGGGAAAataacttttctatttttttccacttatcATCATTCCACTGCTCTTCACAGTTCCTTTGCCTTCTTTGTACTATGCTCCttcatttgttttaaatcaaTTACTAACCAAATCAGAGGGGGAAAttggagttttgttttgcagcatGAAGAAAATGCTGGATTTAATATCTCTTTATGCTAAAAAGTATGTGTTTGCTGTTTTAAAGTGCTAGGTTTAATCACAAAATTTATAGTGCTGGTTTTTTaacaaatttaaaattctgCCCGCAAAATTTAgttattaaatttaattaatttaattaataaaataaatttaattctgCCTGCAAATTTACCAGGATGAGGGCATCATCTCGGGAGGGTATCCACTTAATTCCAGTTAAgcctttatttaaaatttaggtTAGAtgaataaatgctgaaatctgTAAAATTATTGAAATCCCAGCTGTTTGTGTGCAGCAACAGGTTGGatgagcagaggcagctcagctgggcagagcctttccagccttttccaggCAGGTCAGCAGAAGTCAGGACTTTACAAGCTATTTCTGgtcctgtgccagcaggaaaATGGAGCCTCCTGCAAAACTAATGAGCTGAAGCAAAGCTTTTGTTCTCATCACTGAGTCCTCCAGAAACCTTAATTACAGAGGGACAGAGCTTCAGGATCAATTATCCAGATTTCAGCTCACAGAGACAAAACTCCCCTTTTTAAATCAGCTTGGTGTTTCTTTTGTAGCAGCCAAGGGCAGCTTGGGCTGATGGGGAATATTTCAGCTGCTCAGGGACTCCCTCAGATAGACACATTCTACCACTTCAGGTGTAATTTTGTGAAAAgatataacataacataacataacataacataacataacataacataacataacataatatttATATGGCTCTACACAGATATTTACTATACGTATTACTATTGTATTTATTGTATTGATAGATATTTACTATTGTATTGATTGTATTGTATTGATAGATATTTACTATTGTATTGATTAGTAGTGCTGTATTCACATTTTAATAGTATGGTAACCGTAGTTTTGTAGTTAAAATGTAACTTTTGTGGTTAAAATAATTTAACTCTGACTTTCCAAAAGTTGTTTTGCAAGGCATGCAACTGTGGCCGTGTATTTCAAAAAGTCATTGAGGCAATCTTTCTTTTTTGAGGTTGCAGTCACCTTTGTGAGGAATGTTTTGGGGCTTTATTAAAGGAGGCAgttgtcactgtcacattttctgaaaaatccctttgccaggatttcgtctcctgggaagctgagaagcctcagaaaagaactaaaacaataattatctgattgcttctccctgttttgctgctttggaatgtggtctggagatcgtttaccaacaggtgcaggtttgattggtttcaggtgaattgttttaacttaatgaccaatcaccatcagctgtgtcagactctgaggagccAGTCaggagtttttattattcatttttgttaagccttctgtctaTATCCTTTCTGTACTCTTTGGTATAGTTTAGCATAGTGTAATAGAATGTAATAGAATGTAATagaatgtaatataatataatatatcagccttctgaggacatggagtcagattctcatctctcacctcatcctggggaccctcacaaactCAGCAGACCCTGAGTGGTTTTGTGTAGCAGCTCACAAGgaagctctgctgcttttctgcatCCCTGCACATGGCTGGGTGCTCACTCCAGGCAACAAATCCAAATCCTTGCAGGACAGCTCTGACCAAATCAACCACTTGAATATTTGCTCCTTCCCAAATCAAGTCCCAGTTAAAGTTTGGAAGATCTGGATAAGCAATTTTTCAGCTGTTTGGCCAAAACACGACCATGGATGAGGGAGAACCACTCTGAGCTGGGGAGGCACTGAAaatgggagagctgcaggaaagctcACTCACTTGGGATGCCCAGACATAAATTCAGATACACTCTAAAACACTGAGGGggcagcagaggaagaggaaggacaGACTGAAACTGAGCAGATCTCAGTCAGGATCAAGGGGAACAGCCTGGAAGTTCAGTAAAAGCCTGTAGAAAGTGAGCTGCTGCATGAACACATACACGTTAACATCAGAGACAGGCAAATACTTGATTCCAATTGGGCAAACTTAAACTAGAGCATCGGGAAAGGTGGGATAACAggtttggtttagaaagaatcCAGATCAAAGTTTCACTGgcatagaaaggaaaaaaagaacattttttcctcaaatcACTTCTTCTTTAAAACAGCTGACCTGCAGCTAAGAATATTCAGGGCAGTAGACGAGTGTACTAGAAAGACACTCCCCAAGGTCACAAGCATGGGACCTTATTTAAGATAGAGGGTAttgggcttttttatttgttgctttttattctttatttgttgctttgttattatgttatttttatgtaatattattgtattttttttttggttttaagttattgggttttttaaaatgtagtttttGTGTTATAGGAAAAAATATGGTTTTGTTGATGGTTATGTAAGAAAAGTTTagtaaaaagttattttataatttttttcatttaggattttttaatatttttatttgtttatattattactatatttgtttattttcttctatttatgtttcattttgtttgtaTTAAGGAGGACTAGTGTTTCGTaaagtttttattgttttagaACAGGGTTAAAATCTTGGGATTTGTTTAGAATTTTTATGGTTGTTGGGTATTTTtttactatatttttttttttggttggctGTGTTGTTAGTATATGATATTAAATTTTAAGGTGGTATAAATACAGGTACACTTGCACTTAAGTATAAGTTTATAATTCATATAAGTATATACTTTCACAAACATGGGAAGAACCTGTATAACTGagcctggagtgccaggacacaggAGAACACCTTCAAACTGACAGGGAGTAGGTTTAGGATATATATTAGGTGGGAtatgaggaaaaaatccttccctgtgagaggaatagcagatttgtctttacaaaccaGTTGTGGGGCTGCTGGTAGATTAAACCAGCattgggagataaaagaaacaatgggaaggatttcactgattgatgaatgggaaaagatatttgcttttacaaataaactttaggtttgctgattgatgaaattagacattgaaagatgaaaggaaCAATGGGGAGAACctctaaattccataagaattaaaaatgaaaagggagggttgtacattagagggaaatctttgggatcaggcattctgggaagtctgaacctctcaagtacctcagaaatggggaaagagagaagggaaatgtggctgggaaattgggataaaaaggagggtgagtcctccaaaaattggagagaccccaggggaatgccccatggcctctccctttattggaataaagccaaaggactcctctgcctcctttttggacataaacctctggcgATTGTAAATTGATTTTCCTGACACCTGTGcgggtgggcaggccctggcagagcagctgtggctgccccgtCCCTGGAAGGGTTCCAGCCTTGGCTGGGtgggtttggagcaccctgggattgTGGAaattgtcccctgtgtgccctcccagagctccctgctcccagcactctgcctttggcagcagctggggctgctcagtgCAGGGGGTGATGCCCTGGTGCTCGTTGGGAGACAGGGACTGTGAGATGATCTCCTGCTAAAGCAGGATTAGGAGAGGCTTTGGGCTCTGGTGGGACATGTGGAGCAAGAGTCTGGATTCTCCAGACATGGCAGTCttaacacttttatttttcccccctgtgCCTTTCTAAAAATGACTGGCTCAAATACCAGGATTATATATATTGCATTTTGGGGCGTTCTAAAGGCACTTGAATTTATTTCTCATATTGGAAGCAGTGCTCTTTTAATGAAAAGAGCCCAAATGGAGATGCTGGAGTGTTTCAAACACAGAGCCCAAATGCAGATGCTGAAGTGTTTTAAACACAGAGCATCACAACTAAATACTTCCAGGAAGGGGCTGATGATCACAGTTGCATAAAATGGGGATTTAACTCTTTTGTAGCAGCTGCATAACTGATCAGTAAAATGAGAGGAGAAACAGTTTTCCtaaggagctggcacaggatATTTAGCTGCTGAAAGGGCTTATTgtagaaaatatatttaccagagagaaaatgaagtctGGAAGAGAAccagctctgggctgaatgGATTTGAAAAGCCTCTTTCACTGCCTAGGCAAGTTTAGACTGTAAATCAAAATTATAAGggcttaatttttaaatttttaaattttaaattttatttcctaagTGGGAGGAGGACCTGCTGCTAAAAGAAGCCAACATGAATTTCAGGGGCTCATTTGTTGAGAGCATGCAACGACAGCCTGGGCAAAGTGCAGGCACACAGACAATGGGAGCAGGaaccctcctgccctgccaggcacacacagacactctgAAACCCACGGAGCTTTACCTTTCTGCAGCTTGGATGCATTGTCCTGGATCCAGCTGAAGAGGTTGGCAAAGTCACAGTCGCACACCCAGGGGTTGCCCTCCAAGCGGATGGTCCTCAGCGAGGGCAGAGCTTCCAGGGCTGCCACGTTCAGGCTCTGCAAGTTGTTGTCATTCAATTCTAGCACCTGCAGCTGGTCCAGGTTCTCAAAAGCAGCCTCGTCCACATCCACCAGGTTGTTGTTCCCAAGGCTCAGTTTGATCAGTTTCTCTGCTGATCTGAATGTCCCGGCGTCGAGCTGGGTTAAATTATTGTAGCTCAAGTCTAAATACACCAGTTTGGTAGAACTGCTAAAAGTGCCCTCTTCTAAAGAGGTGAGCGAGTTATTCCTGAAGTCCAAATAGACCAGATCTccataaaatataaagaaatcaGCTGGTATTGCCTGAATGTTGTTATCAGCTATCAGAAGTTTCCGTACATCCAATGGGAAGGGGTTGGGAACACTTGGGAGTCCTTGATCCCGGCAGTCTATGGTGTGGTAGTCCATACAGCTACAAACAGCAGGGCAGAGATGAGCCCCGGGCAGGAGAAGCAGGCAGGCAAAGGCAGCAAAAGGCAGGAGGCAGGAAGGGAAGCATGGCAACATCGTCAGGGATCTGGAGGCTGTGATGAGCAGCACTTCAGGAGAAAGACATTTtgctgggctgcacaggagTGCCTGGTacttatgtgtgtgtgtgtgtgcctgatTGTATCCAGGAGATCACATATCATCACAGATCCGATAGCAGCAGGCtggagggggagggaggagggagggagggaggcaaaTGTGAGGATTTACACTGCCAGGATATTGTGATGCTGTACAGGGTGAGCAGAGCGATGATTGGGCGCAGGGAGGATGTTTCAAAGGACTCCCTTGCTTTTGTGAGCTAAAAAAAGCCCTGAGCCTGTTTGAATATTTGCTGTCTATTCCAGCAAAGGGGAAATCACACCTGATCCTGTGACTCTGACAGCAACAGCTTCTGCTTAAAAAGCCCCTCAGGTAAAAATCCCCGATGAGAGATGAGATCACTCGCTGTGATTCTCAGCAGGAGCCTCCATCAAGGTGAGGGTGAAATTCAAGTGAGGTCAGGCAGCTCCTGGATGTCTGCTGAGGTCACTTATTGtacaaaatgagagaaaatgaagTCTGGAAGAAACTGAGGGCAGGTTTCCCTTTATTTGTAAAACAGGGAGCAGAAGGGGGCAGCCCAAaaccagggagctctgctctgtgctgtttcTGGGTTCCTCAGCTGTCAGAGCAAGCCTAACAGCTTGAATTTCCTGCTCACATTATCTAAATATGACTCAATATCTTTTAACCAAGAAGAATAACCTGCAGCAGCAACAAGGTCTCCAAAGTGAGGggattttccttccttttaatgACCCAAAAATCCACTTTCTACTGCAGCACCAGTAATGTCTGTTGGGCCACATGAAAGTGCAAAATGTGGATCAAATCTTTAGCTGGTTAAAATTGAATGGGTTTTCTTCGTTTTCAGGGGGTTGAAATATTTGACAgtcagtctgtctgtcctgtgGGACCGCAGAATGATCCTGCAACAAGGCAAATCTCTGTTTTCCTGACATCCTCAAACCCACACCCACAAAGGCAAATCCTCAGCCAGGTACACACTCAATTTTTAACTCCATCCCTCCCTCTTCATGCAGGGTGTGCAAGCAGAGAGCCTGGGGTCACAGCTGTGTGCTGTGATGGAAGATTTTTCTAGATGATATTTGGGTATCCTGATGTGAAGAGCACAAAGTCAAACACTTTCAGCAAGCTCATTCTTAGGTCAAAGAGAGGccagaaattttaatttaaggTCATATTTTATAACTGGATTCTGAGTATTTTTCATCCAGAATAGGGGATAAAAATTTCCTTCTCAGACAGACATTCCTCCAAGATCCCTGAACCCAAAGCAGCATCCCTCACCTCTCCTTTGGTGTGTACCTAAAACACTGAACAGGGAACAAAGAGGGAGCCAcgctgctctcagcagcagcactgacagaaaaagatgaaatgGGCACAGATTGGAAACCATCTGAACACAAGGAAACTCTTctctggctgtgagggtggccAGGCTTCCCACACAGGCTGAATTTCACCACAGAacccagctggggacagccctgggcaaaCTTGCTCTGGCTCTGCTTGAGCAGGGCACTGCACAAATTGAgttccagaggtcccttccaaccccagcatttccctgctctgctcttgggAAAGGAATATCTCAAGGTTTCTGCCTTTGAGTGCCTCTCTCACATTTTGCAACACACCTTGTTTCTAATTCATGGGTTTTTTAGCTAAACCACCTTGAAACTGCCTCCGGATCCCTCCCATAAAGACACAGCCTGTTCCATAATTTCATGTCTTATATTACTTTGAAAACATCACCCAGaaaga
This genomic interval from Melospiza georgiana isolate bMelGeo1 chromosome 22, bMelGeo1.pri, whole genome shotgun sequence contains the following:
- the LRRC38 gene encoding leucine-rich repeat-containing protein 38 → MLPCFPSCLLPFAAFACLLLLPGAHLCPAVCSCMDYHTIDCRDQGLPSVPNPFPLDVRKLLIADNNIQAIPADFFIFYGDLVYLDFRNNSLTSLEEGTFSSSTKLVYLDLSYNNLTQLDAGTFRSAEKLIKLSLGNNNLVDVDEAAFENLDQLQVLELNDNNLQSLNVAALEALPSLRTIRLEGNPWVCDCDFANLFSWIQDNASKLQKGLHEIQCSLPVENRRIFLNELSEVSFSECKFSLSLTDLFIIIFSGVAVSIAAILSSFFLATLVHCFQRCAPSKDDDEDEDDSED